Proteins encoded by one window of Enterobacter hormaechei subsp. xiangfangensis:
- a CDS encoding GGDEF domain-containing protein, with translation MEKRHPATPEPATWPTRKSMVVHGLAVNLPWLAFVNASFALMVLLRNSLFGHIDALLHISPPLRQMIDASMLGVVILSVALVIMAWRHIRGVSAVLLMCSLLWSISCYWFINVIQLPHPWPIFVTLLMAGMTALYFHPVALLCFTVPLWISLPVASMLLNQEINYRFAGLWVVFTFILVCGRYILLSWFEEAWRRNQQNQRLISRLDALAHQDPLTKTANRRAMELVLENAVEQGKRFAVLMLDVDYFKLYNDTYGHQAGDACLARVAEVLNTSVRTPEDVVSRYGGEEFVVILFDCEESVAEKVAARIQAGLRTAAIAHSASKVSECVTVSMGIAGYTPGLAGPEIIARADAALYRAKEAGRDRWSR, from the coding sequence ATGGAAAAAAGACATCCAGCCACACCCGAACCTGCGACATGGCCTACCCGTAAATCAATGGTTGTTCACGGGCTGGCCGTGAACCTGCCGTGGCTCGCCTTTGTGAATGCCAGCTTTGCCCTTATGGTCCTGCTGCGCAATTCGCTTTTCGGCCATATCGATGCCCTCCTGCACATCAGCCCGCCTCTGCGGCAGATGATAGACGCCTCCATGCTTGGGGTAGTCATCCTTTCCGTGGCGCTGGTAATAATGGCCTGGCGCCACATCCGCGGCGTCAGCGCGGTGCTGTTAATGTGTAGCCTGCTATGGTCGATAAGTTGTTACTGGTTTATCAACGTGATACAGCTTCCTCATCCCTGGCCGATATTCGTTACCCTGCTGATGGCCGGTATGACCGCGCTCTATTTTCACCCGGTGGCACTGCTCTGCTTCACCGTTCCGCTATGGATAAGCCTGCCCGTTGCCAGCATGCTGCTGAATCAGGAAATTAATTATCGCTTCGCCGGGCTGTGGGTGGTGTTCACCTTCATTCTCGTGTGCGGGCGCTATATCCTGTTGAGCTGGTTTGAAGAGGCGTGGCGTCGCAACCAGCAGAATCAGCGTTTAATTTCGCGGCTGGATGCGCTGGCCCATCAGGATCCGCTGACGAAAACGGCCAACCGGCGGGCGATGGAGCTGGTGCTGGAAAACGCCGTGGAGCAAGGCAAACGCTTCGCGGTGCTGATGCTGGATGTCGATTACTTCAAACTGTATAACGACACCTATGGTCACCAGGCAGGAGACGCGTGTCTCGCGAGGGTGGCAGAGGTGCTGAACACCTCGGTGCGCACGCCAGAGGATGTGGTTTCGCGCTACGGTGGTGAGGAGTTCGTCGTGATCCTCTTTGACTGTGAAGAAAGCGTTGCTGAGAAAGTCGCCGCGCGGATCCAGGCTGGCCTGCGCACCGCAGCCATTGCGCACAGCGCGTCGAAGGTGAGTGAATGTGTGACGGTGAGTATGGGCATTGCCGGCTATACCCCAGGACTGGCCGGCCCGGAAATCATCGCCCGCGCCGATGCGGCGCTGTATCGGGCGAAGGAGGCCGGGCGGGATCGGTGGTCGCGTTAA
- a CDS encoding aldehyde dehydrogenase family protein, with amino-acid sequence MSESHVAILPGVQQFLDRQHGLWIEGRQAASDSEKRLNVYNPATGEVIASTADASVDDVDRAVMSGWRAFVARSWAGRLPAERERILLRFADLVEQHGEELAQLETLEQGKSINISRAFEVGCTLNWMRYTAGLTTKIAGKTLDLSIPLPQGARYQAWTRKEPVGVVAGIVPWNFPLMIGMWKVMPALAAGCSIVIKPSETTPLTLLRVAELASEAGIPDGVFNVVTGSGAVCGAALTSHPRIAKVSFTGSTATGKQIARVAADTLTGVTLELGGKNPAIVLKDADPAWVIEGLMTGSFLNQGQVCAASSRIYIEAPLFDTLVSGFEQAVKSLSVGPGMSPDAFINPLVSRAHCDKVQAFLDEAKAHNAELIAGNRGPDGKGYYVSPTLVVNPDNHLRLTREEVFGPVVNLVRVDDGEEALQLANDTEYGLTASVWTQNISKALAYTDRLQAGTVWVNSHTLIDANLPFGGMKQSGTGRDFGPDWLDGWCETKSVCVRY; translated from the coding sequence ATGTCCGAATCACACGTCGCCATCCTGCCAGGCGTGCAGCAGTTTTTAGATCGCCAGCACGGCCTGTGGATTGAAGGGCGTCAGGCGGCATCCGACAGCGAAAAGCGTCTGAACGTCTACAACCCGGCGACCGGAGAGGTTATTGCCTCCACCGCCGATGCCAGCGTCGATGATGTCGATCGTGCGGTGATGTCTGGCTGGCGCGCCTTTGTCGCCCGAAGCTGGGCAGGGCGTCTGCCGGCAGAGCGGGAACGCATCCTGCTGCGGTTTGCCGATTTGGTGGAACAGCATGGCGAAGAGCTGGCACAGCTCGAAACCCTGGAGCAGGGGAAATCCATTAACATCTCCCGCGCCTTCGAGGTGGGATGCACCCTGAACTGGATGCGCTACACGGCAGGGCTGACCACCAAAATTGCCGGTAAAACCCTCGATCTCTCGATTCCACTGCCGCAGGGCGCGCGTTATCAGGCGTGGACGCGTAAAGAGCCGGTGGGAGTCGTGGCGGGGATTGTGCCGTGGAACTTCCCGCTGATGATTGGCATGTGGAAAGTAATGCCCGCGCTGGCGGCAGGTTGCTCCATCGTGATCAAACCCTCGGAAACCACGCCGCTCACCCTGTTACGGGTGGCGGAACTGGCGAGCGAGGCGGGGATCCCGGATGGCGTGTTCAACGTGGTGACCGGTAGTGGCGCCGTCTGTGGCGCGGCGCTAACCTCGCACCCGCGCATTGCCAAAGTAAGCTTTACCGGTTCGACGGCGACGGGCAAGCAGATTGCCCGCGTGGCTGCGGATACGCTAACGGGCGTGACGCTGGAGCTGGGCGGCAAAAACCCGGCCATCGTGCTGAAAGACGCCGATCCGGCGTGGGTAATTGAAGGGCTGATGACCGGCAGCTTCCTGAATCAGGGGCAGGTCTGCGCGGCCAGCTCGCGTATTTATATTGAGGCTCCGCTGTTCGACACGCTGGTCAGCGGCTTTGAACAGGCCGTGAAATCTCTGAGCGTCGGGCCGGGCATGTCGCCGGATGCGTTTATCAACCCGCTGGTGTCGCGCGCCCATTGCGATAAGGTTCAGGCGTTCCTGGATGAGGCGAAGGCGCACAATGCGGAGCTGATCGCCGGGAACCGGGGGCCAGACGGTAAAGGCTATTACGTTTCGCCAACGCTGGTGGTCAACCCGGATAATCATCTGCGCCTGACGCGTGAAGAGGTCTTCGGGCCGGTGGTGAACCTGGTTCGTGTGGACGACGGGGAAGAGGCGCTTCAGCTGGCGAACGACACTGAATATGGCTTAACGGCCAGCGTCTGGACGCAGAACATCAGTAAAGCGCTGGCGTATACCGACAGGTTACAGGCCGGAACCGTGTGGGTGAACAGCCACACGCTGATAGACGCCAACCTGCCGTTCGGCGGCATGAAGCAGTCTGGCACCGGGCGCGATTTCGGCCCCGACTGGCTGGATGGCTGGTGTGAAACTAAGTCGGTGTGTGTGCGGTATTAA
- a CDS encoding YnbE family lipoprotein: MKKRAGVLTVAVVALLSGCTPRIEVAAPKEPITINMNVKIEHEIHIKVDKDVEALLKSRSDLF, encoded by the coding sequence ATGAAAAAGAGGGCTGGTGTACTCACCGTGGCCGTCGTCGCGCTGCTGTCAGGCTGCACGCCGCGCATTGAAGTGGCGGCGCCCAAAGAGCCGATCACTATCAACATGAACGTGAAAATTGAGCATGAAATCCATATCAAGGTGGATAAAGACGTTGAAGCCCTGCTGAAATCCCGCAGCGATCTGTTCTGA
- the feaR gene encoding transcriptional regulator FeaR — protein MACASEQDNFQQWLAQINQVCGRFAARPLEGAFLGELETSYTQSLKLSTVTAAGVNLFRTRQEIKNGNDAWFYTVFQLEGSAGIEQDNQRAMLKAGDITLIDASRPCSIYWQERSRQISLLLPRQIIEQHARFQEVRCALPLSRSLPTVQLSYRLLQESMGNADLSASESEAALEAMVCLLRPAFQQQHEVLPRKERQFRHVLSLIDDHIQSEALRPEWIASESGMSVRSLYRMFAGKGLVVAQYIKNRRLDLCAQALRSISDDEKLAGIGYSWGFTDHSHFSTAFKQRLGVSPGEYRKRYR, from the coding sequence ATGGCGTGTGCAAGCGAACAGGACAATTTTCAGCAGTGGCTGGCGCAAATTAACCAGGTTTGTGGGCGCTTTGCGGCACGTCCGTTAGAGGGGGCGTTTCTCGGCGAACTGGAAACCAGCTATACCCAAAGTCTGAAGCTGAGCACGGTGACCGCCGCAGGCGTTAACCTTTTTCGCACCCGTCAGGAGATCAAAAACGGCAACGACGCCTGGTTCTACACCGTGTTTCAGCTGGAAGGCAGCGCCGGAATCGAACAGGACAACCAGCGCGCGATGCTGAAAGCCGGGGATATCACGCTGATTGACGCCTCCCGCCCGTGCTCCATTTACTGGCAGGAGCGTTCCCGCCAGATTTCGCTGCTGCTCCCGCGACAAATCATTGAGCAACACGCGCGTTTTCAGGAAGTGAGGTGCGCGCTGCCCCTCTCCCGCAGTCTGCCTACCGTACAGCTGAGCTACCGACTGCTACAGGAGAGCATGGGCAATGCCGATCTCAGCGCCAGCGAAAGCGAAGCGGCGCTGGAGGCGATGGTGTGTCTGCTGCGTCCGGCCTTCCAGCAGCAACACGAGGTGCTGCCGCGCAAGGAGCGTCAGTTCCGCCACGTTCTGTCCCTGATTGATGATCATATTCAGTCAGAGGCGTTAAGACCGGAGTGGATAGCTTCAGAGAGCGGCATGTCCGTGCGGAGCTTGTACCGCATGTTTGCCGGGAAAGGGCTGGTGGTGGCGCAGTATATTAAGAACCGTCGCCTCGATTTATGCGCTCAGGCGCTGCGTTCCATCAGCGATGACGAAAAGCTGGCGGGCATTGGCTACAGCTGGGGCTTTACCGACCATAGCCATTTTTCCACCGCCTTTAAACAGCGTTTAGGGGTTTCGCCGGGCGAATACCGTAAGCGTTACCGTTAG
- a CDS encoding YdbL family protein, with translation MKRLALMLLALGMNVHAATLTLNDARVQGRVGETLSGYLAPVQHDAETLALVSRINAARTESYQQLADSNNLPVDEVAKMAGQKLVARAQPGEYVKGINGKWLKK, from the coding sequence ATGAAACGATTAGCTCTGATGTTACTGGCGCTGGGGATGAACGTTCACGCCGCCACGCTTACGCTCAACGATGCACGTGTCCAGGGGCGCGTAGGGGAAACCCTGAGCGGCTATCTTGCGCCCGTTCAGCACGACGCTGAAACCCTGGCGCTGGTGAGCCGTATCAACGCCGCACGCACGGAAAGTTACCAGCAGTTAGCTGACAGCAATAATTTGCCCGTCGACGAAGTGGCGAAAATGGCGGGACAAAAGCTGGTGGCGCGCGCCCAGCCGGGTGAATACGTGAAGGGGATTAACGGCAAGTGGCTAAAAAAGTAA